The Solirubrobacter pauli sequence CGCTCGTCCCCGCGCGAGGCGAGGGTCGCGGCCAGCTCGGCCTGGACGGCGATCGTCGAGAGCCGCCGCCCGAGCACGTCGTGCACGTCGCGCGAGAAGCGCAGGCGCTCCTCCACGACCGCCAGCTCGGCCTTGACCTGGCTGGCCTCGTCGAGGTCGACGACGATCCCGAGCAGCCACAGCGAGGCGCGCACCGTGAAGACGAAGAACGTGCCGACGATCAGGCCCACGGCGAACCCGGCCGGCGCCCACGAGGTCAGGCCGAACAGCAGCGCCGAGGCCACCAGCAGCACGCCGACGATGGCGTTGCCGGGCTGCAGGGAGAGCGTGATCAGCAGCGTCGACGCCACGACGAACACCGCGGCGCCCTGCACGTCGCTCGGCAGGGACGTCTCGGCGAACACGAGGACCGCGGCGCCCACGACCACCAGCGGGCCGAGCTGCCGCCACGACGGCGGCGGTACGTCCGGCCAGCGCCGCATGGCCGGCACGAAGGCCGCGAACGCGCACGCGCTCACGGCCAACCCGCCGGCCAGGATCAGGATCGCGTCGGTGGCGGAGTCCAGGTCCAGCGCCGCGGGCAGCAGCACCGAGACGTTGAACAGCCACAGGAACAGGTACAGCGACTGGCGCGTGTAGAGCCCGACGCGCTCGACGCGCGAGAGCTCCGACCAGCGCCGCCTGCCCCGGAGGTTCAGGACCGCGGCTCCCACCGCATCGAGCGCTTCGCGAGCGAGACGGCGACCGCGGTCCACGCCACCATCACGCCCAGCGGCCCGACCGCGGCGCTCCACGTGTCCGCGAAGTCCAGCGTCGTCTTGGTGGCGTCGAGCCCGTCGAGCCCGAACCAGCCGATCCGCACCAGCTCGCCCATCGCGGAGCCGGGCGTGAGCTCGGCGAGATCGCGGAGCACGTCCGGGAGGCCCGACATGGAGGAGAACACCGGTCCGAAGGAGACGATCAGGATGATCGGGAGGCTAGTGAGCTGCGCGGACTCGGCGCTCTTCGTCCACGCCGCCGTCCAGAAGGCGAACGCGGAGAGCATGACCACGGTCAGCACCGCGCCGGCCAGGTACAGCGGCAGGTTGACCGGCAG is a genomic window containing:
- a CDS encoding sensor histidine kinase; translation: MGAAVLNLRGRRRWSELSRVERVGLYTRQSLYLFLWLFNVSVLLPAALDLDSATDAILILAGGLAVSACAFAAFVPAMRRWPDVPPPSWRQLGPLVVVGAAVLVFAETSLPSDVQGAAVFVVASTLLITLSLQPGNAIVGVLLVASALLFGLTSWAPAGFAVGLIVGTFFVFTVRASLWLLGIVVDLDEASQVKAELAVVEERLRFSRDVHDVLGRRLSTIAVQAELAATLASRGDERAAERMLEVRSVAHEALREARELARGYRATNFGTELRGAESLLRSAGIDVRCSGGDLPRAWHEAAGWVVREAVTNVLRHSRARCVEIAYADGVLRVDNDGARPSADGDGSGLQTLRERLAPLGADLEAGPADDGHWVVTARLPHAGPLSARQERP
- a CDS encoding ABC transporter permease — translated: MSTATADRFSVKRTTSLARWNLVLLTRNRLAFVYAVVMPLLPLLLLLTGDRGSETSGASAITTVFLVAGLFPVYYNVLAQFVNRRDELVLKRMRTGEVRDAELVASIALPGVASALAIAVISVPVAVALGQDLPVNLPLYLAGAVLTVVMLSAFAFWTAAWTKSAESAQLTSLPIILIVSFGPVFSSMSGLPDVLRDLAELTPGSAMGELVRIGWFGLDGLDATKTTLDFADTWSAAVGPLGVMVAWTAVAVSLAKRSMRWEPRS